TTCCAAGAACCACACAAGTCAGTGGGTTTTCCGCACGGAAGACCGGAACACCTGTTTCTTTGGTGAGGTAGTGTTCGAGACCACGGAGGAGGCAACCACCACCTGTGAGAACGATCCCTCGTTCCACGATGTCGGCTGCCAGTTCTGGAGGAGTGCGCTCGAGAACCGATTTGATCCCGTCTAGGATTTCGTCTGTTGGTTCTTTGAGGGCTTTACGGATTTCGTTGGAATCAAGTTCGAGGGTACGTGGGAGACCAGAGATGGCATCACGGCCTTTGACTTCCATCGTGTCGACACGTTTGTCTGCGAATGCATTTCCGATGGTAAGTTTAATGTCCTCTGCCGTTCTTTCTCCAACGACTAGGTTGTATTGGTTACGGAGGTATTTCACAATGGCTTCATCAAATTCGTCACCACCAGTTCGGATGGACTCAGCGATTACCATACCACCGAGAGAGATCACTGCGATTTCTGTGGTTCCCCCGCCGATATCCACAATCATGTTCCCTGCTGGTTCATGGATAGGGATGTTGGCACCGATGGCAGCGGCAAGCGCTTCTTCGATGAGAAAAATTTCGCGGGCACCGGCTTGTTCAGCGGACTCACGAACAGCACGTCTTTCCACTTCGGTAATTCCCGAAGGAACCCCGATGACGATGCGCGGTTTTACAAATGTAGTGCGGTTGTGGACTTTTGCGATGAAGTAACGGATCATCTTTTCCACAGTTTCGAAGTCAGCGATGACCCCGTCTTTCATAGGGCGGATGGCAACGATGTCACCAGGAGTCCTTCCTAGCATTCGTTTTGCTTCTTGTCCCACGGCAAGGACTCGACCAGTTGAGGCTTGGACTGCCACGACCGACGGTTCTGATAGGACGATCCCTTGTCCTTTCACATGCACGAGGGTGTTCGCGGTTCCCAAATCGATTCCCATATCGTTTGAGAAAAGTCCATAAAGATTATCAAATATCATATCAGATCCTGTGAAAGAAGTACGAAGGGGGGAATTTATGGTGGGTTAACACCAAAACTTTACAATTCTACCCGTTCCCCATAATTTTCGGCTGGTTTTTGCTTTCAACCGTAAAAATTTTCGATAGGCTAGTTAGATACAAAATGCTTCCTTTCTCACAAATCTTACGCAAACCAAACCAGGCATTTCGCACGGAAAAGATCCTTGCTGCCATTGATTTGGGCACTAATTCCTTCCACATCGTTGTCGTAAAACTAAGACCGGACGGTACACTCGAATACCTTACGAAAGAAAAGGAATCGGTTCGCTTAGGGAGTGGTAGCAGTGATTATGCGGTCATCACAAACGAGGCAATGGACCGGGGTCTTGCTTGTTTAAAACGATTCAAAACCCTTGCCGACAGTTACAAAGCAGAAATCCGAGCAGTTGCCACAAGTGCACTTAGAGAAGCTGAAAACCGACAGATTTTTCTCGATAGGGCTGAGAAGGAAACGGGCATCCAAATCCAAGTCATTTCAGGTAACGAAGAAGCACGCCTGATTTATTTAGGGATTTTACAGGGCCTTCCGGTATATGAAAAACGAATCCTTCTCATAGACATTGGAGGAGGGAGTACGGAACTTCTAATCGGAGAAAAAGGCGAAATCCTTTTTTCCACCAGCATGAAGTTAGGTGCCATTCGCTTAACAGAGAAATACTTAAAAAAAGATCCACTTTCGGCAACTGATTTGCAAAAATGTAGGATTCACATTGAATCTGTTTTATCAGCTTTTTTACCGCAAATTGAAACTTGGAAACCCTTTATGGTGGTGGGAAGTTCGGGCACTATCACTTCAGTGACCTCCATGGTTCTCGAAAAAAAAGGGGAAAAACGAGAACGGTTAAATGGAACTGAGATTCCAATGGATGCTTTCAAAGAGATCCGCAAACAAGTATTAGATGCCGAAAGCATCAAAAAAAGATTAAAAATCCCAGGACTTGATGCCAAACGAGGTGATATCATCGTGGGTGGGATTTTGGTTTTGGACGAAGTATTACAAAGGATCAAAGCTCCCTCATTTACCGTGAGTGATTTTGCCCTTCGGGAAGGGATTGTCTATGATACAATTGAATCTTGGTACAGACAAACTGATACCTCACTACCGAGACTAGATAACATTCGTGAAAAAGCGATCAAAACCGTTGCGAACCTTTACCCACAAGGGAAACAACATGCCGAAGCTGTTGCAAAACTCACCTTGCAGTTGTTTGATGATTTAAAGGAATTACATGGTCTTGGGAATTTAGAACGTGATTATTTGGAAACGGCTTGTTACCTCCACCAAGTGGGACTTTGTATTTCTCATCATAACTATCACAAACATAGTTATTATATCATTCGTAACTCAGAAGCTATGGTTGGTTTTTCTAATTCAGAAATTGAAATCATCGCACTACTTGCTCGTTACCATAGAAAAGGTGGACCCAAAGGAAAACATGAAGAGTTTAAAAACCTTCGACCAGAAGACCAACTTTTGGTTCGGAAGTTAGCATCTTTTTTACGAATCGGAGATGGATTGGATCGTTCTGAAAAATCCATCATTGAACGATTGGATGCTGTTTTGGAAAAAGGAAAAGTGAACTGCAGGTTATATTTTAAGAAAGGGGTAGATCCAAATTTAGAAATTTGGTCTGTGTCCGAAAAAAAGGATTTGTTTGAAGATACATTTAATACAAATTTAGAATTTCACTTACATCCAATATGAAAAGAATTATTTATGTAATTTTATGTTTAGTAATATTATCAGGCTCTATCGCTGCTCTTCCGATTGATTTATCTAAAAATTGGTATGTCACCAAAGGATTTGTTACTTCTGAAAATCCAAATAGTAAACACTGGAAAACATTAGAATCTTTACCACTTGCAAACATTCTCACTCAATTTGAATGGGAGAAAAACAAACTTCGTAAAGTGACAATGGCAAAATCTTTTTTGTTGTCCCAATCTGATTTTCAAAAAGCAGATGATGATGCGTTTAGCCTTCATATTCCTTATATCTCAAACTATTATGAAATTTATCTAAACCAAACACTTCTTACCGCAAACGGCCACATAAAAGAAGATAAAATTGAAAAAAGTGGTTATCGTCGCCATATACTTGTTAGAATCAAGAGAAGTCTTTTGAATATGGGACAAAACCAGATTAGGATACTTATCGCTGCTGAAGAAGGAGAGGAGTTGAATGTTTATAAACTTTTTAACGATTTTCCTGCCAATATCAATCTTGCCTCCGAACATTTAAACATTCAGGATGAATATGAAACATACATGTTATTGTTTTTATATATATTTGTAGGAATCTATCATGGATTGTTTTATTGGAAACGCAAACAAGAGATATATAATTTATATTATGCATTGTTTTCCATTTTCCTAGCTATTTATATGATTTTTCGATCACAAGGTGTTTATTCCTTGGGTCTAGAGCCATTTACACAAACCAAAATAGAATATTTTGTAATATTCTTAACTCCTGTTTGGTTGTTGCTGTTCACAGATGTATTTTTTCGTTCAAAAATTAGTAAAATTTCAAAAGTTTATTTTGTATTTAGTTTTTTGTTGGCCATTAGCCAACTTTTTGTAAACAGAGCTACTTCCGTTATTTTGTTACGAATTTGGCAGATTTCCGTTTTGTTTTTCGGAATTATGATCCTCTATTTGATTGTTTCAGCTGTTCGTGCAAACAATAAGGACGCAAAACGATTGCTAGTTGGTGTATTGTTTTTACTTGGTGCGGGAACTTGGGATATATTAGGTGCTTCGGGTATGTTGCCAATCCAAAATCTAAACTTATTGCGATTCGGGTTTATTGTATTTGTTTTAGGGATTGCAGTGGTGTTGGCAAATCGATTTTTACGAGTTCATAGGCAAGTTGAAGAACTCAATTTAAGTTTAGAGAAGAAGGTAGAGGAAAGGACGAACGAATTACAAAATACGTTAACGAAAGTACAGGAGCTTAAAGTCCAACAAGATGGAGATTATTTTTTAACATCTCTACTACTTGATCCCTTGAGCCAAACAAAAGTGGAATCTACAAAAGTTTTACTACAAGCATATATAAAACAAAAAAAAGAATTTGAGTTTCGTGGAAAAAAAAGAGAAATCGGTGGTGATATCATCATCAGTGATAGTATCACTTTGAATGGAAAATCGTATTTAGTTTTTATCAACGGAGATGCGATGGGAAAATCTATCCAAGGTGCTGGTGGTGCGCTTGTCCTTGGTGTTGTATTTTTATCTTTTATCAAACGTACACAGATGATTTTGGAAAACCAAAACAAATCACCCGAACGTTGGATCAAAGAATGTTTTTACGAACTTCAAACAATTTTTGAATCTTTTGATGGCTCAATGCTCGTATCAGTTGTGTTAGGTCTTGTCGAAGAAGATACTGGTGTATTGTATTATCTCAATGCAGAACATCCGTGGACTGTATTATATCGTGATGGAGTCGCATCCTTTATTGAAGAGGAATTAGAACTTAGAAAAATTGGAACAAAAGGAATGGATGGAGATGTGCGAGTCCGAATCTTCCCTTTAGAAAATGGAGATATTTTATTCATAGGTTCCGACGGTCGTGATGATTTAGTGTTAAAAGAAAGTGGTGATGGAAATCGACTCATCAATGAGGACGAAACAAAATTTTTAGAAGTGGTTGAAAAATCAAAAGGTAACTTAGGATTATTAGTTGATAATTTATTGGATGTTGGTGCTTTTTCTGATGACCTTACCTTGCTTAGGATCGAGTGGCTTGGTTCTTTCAAACGAGTATCAAAAGACACACTTTCAAATTTATCTTCGGATGACTACTTATATGCAAAAGTTAAATCGTTATTTGATCTAGGAAATGGGGAAGAGGCTTTTCAAAACATAGAATATTTATTATCAAATGAATCTTTGAGTGATGATATCAGAATTAATTTAATCCGAGAAAAATCTAGAATTTCATTGTTATTGAAAAAATTTGATGTCGCTGTGGAATCATTGGAATCAATATTTCCTTTTTTTGTCACCGATAATGAAATATTACTCCAACTCAGTTTTGCTTACCGTAAGTCAAAAAATATAAAAAAGGCAATTGAGATCGGAGAAAGGTTACGTGCAAGAGATCCAAAACACAGCCGTAACTTAATCAATTTAGTTGAATGTTATCGTCTTATAGGAAATCTAGATAGGGCTAAAAAGATTTTTTATCGATTAGCGACGATTACACCTGAACACCCGCAGGTTGTGAAATTAAGGGAAATTTTAGAACTAGATGTGAAAACATAATCTAAACTATTTTTTTAAGTATCATTAAATCTGCGTTATTTTTCTCTCTTACTAAATATAGGTTATCAGACACTATGGATTTCAAATTTACACCCTACCATTTTTTCGTAGTTGGCTTACTTGCATTTTTGCAATTTACTGTTGTATTGGATTTTATGATTTTGTCTCCTCTTGGTGTCCTCGTAATGCAAGAGTTACAAATTCCAACTGAAAAATTCGGATATGTGGTATCCGCTTATGCATTTAGTGCGGGGATTTCGGGATTGTTAGCTGCTGGTTTTGCAGACCGTTTTGATCGTAAAAAGTTACTTCTCTTTTTTTATGTCGGATTTGTGATCGCAACATTTTTATGTGGCATTGCCATTCGTTATGAATTTTTATTATTTGTAAGAATACTAACAGGGATGTTTGCAGGAGTTTTATCTTCTATCTCCTTTGCCATCGTCGCCGATTTATTTCCTTTGCAAGTTAGAGGAAGGGTGATGGGTTTTATCATGACTGCTTTTGCAGCAAGTCAGGTGTTTGGACTTCCTATTGGAATTTATATATCCAATATTTGGGGTTGGCAATCGCCATTTCTTATGATTGCTGGTGTGAGTGGAGTGGTTGGGTTTTTTATTTTCTTTTTTCTAAAACCCGTAAATAAACATTTAGATAACAAAATAGACACACGTGCATTCCATCATTTAATCGCTACTCTAACAGATCCAAAATACATCCCTGCCTTTATAGCAACTACATTAATGGCAACCGGTGGTTTTATGTTAATGCCATTTGGTTCTGCTTTTTCTGTTCATAATTTAGGAGTCAAACTAGAAGATTTACCATTTATCTATATGGTCACTGGTTTTGTTTCTATGTTAGGTGGTCCAATCATGGGAAAATTGAGTGATGCTATAGGAAAATACAATATGTTTTTTGTTGCTTCCACAATTGCTGCAGTTATAATAATATATTTTACAAGATTAAAGGTAACTCCTCTGCCTACCGTCATTGTATTAAATTCTCTACTTTTTGTTTTTATTGCGGCACGTATGATATCAGCAAATGCAATGAATTCTGCAGTCCCAGAGCTTCATGATAGAGGAGCTTTTATGGCTATCAGTTCTTCCATACAACAGATATCAGGTGGAATCGCTGCTTCTATCGCAGGACTTATTGTAATCCAAACTCCAAGTGGTTATTTAGAACGTTATGAAGTTTTGGGATATGTTGTTGCATCAGCGATTGTTTGTACAGTGATACTAATGTATAAAGTAAATAAAATGATATTGGCTAAAACTTAAACTAACGTTTTTTTTAGAATCCAAGTGTCGTAAAGTTGAATTATGAATCGTAAATATAACTAGAGAATCAATTATCATGACCGTGTTACAGGAGAAATCTGTAGTTTATTTGAATATTGGAGAAACATTTTTTTCCAATGGAAATCACCAGATTAAAACAATCTTGGGTTCTTGCGTTTCTGTATGTCTTTTTCATGAACAAACGAAATATTCCGCAATCAATCATATTTTGTTGCCTAAGGTTACTGATATAAAAGAAGAAAAGAAGAGTTTACGATATGGTGAAAACTCAATGGAACATTTGATTTCTTATTTTGTGAAAAAACAAATTCCACGTAATGAATTAAAAGCAAAAATCTTTGGTGGTACCCAATCTTCATTATTTCCCAATTTCACAGCGGGCCCTAAAAATATTTTATTTGTGCAATCGTATCTTTCCTTTGAAAAAATTCCAATTGTGAGCCAAGATATTGGAGGAGAATTGTATCGTAAACTCTCCTTTCACACAGATTCATTTGATGTTTATATTACAAAATTACATCCACAATCAATTGCAGATATTTCAGTACAAGAAAAACACTTTGAAACGAAAGTGAAAGAGAGAATGTTAAAAAAAACTTCAGTATATACTTTCAACCAATGATTTTTTTTAATACTTCTATCAAATCTTCATCTTCGAATGGTTTTACGATCCATGCTTTAACACCTACATCCTTTCCTGCTTGTCTCAAATGATCGCTAGATTCAGTTGATACGATTAAAATCTTTCCACCTTGTCCTTTAGGATGAGACAAATAGTCTCTTGATAATTCGATACCATTTTTACCAGGCATGTTTATATCAAATACACAACCATCAAATGGACCATTTGCTTCCAAGGATAACATTGCTTGTTCTGCATTTTCAGCTTTGAAAATTTCATAACCTTCACCAGAAAGAATAAGTTCCATTAGCTTAAGAGCTGTTGGAGCATCGTCACATAATAATATTTTTTTAGCCATAATAGACTCCTTTTTTAAGTTTCCAAAATTTGAATGATTTTCTGAGGAATATCAATTAAAGAAGATTGTTGGTTCACTCCACCTAATTGAAATGCTTCTTTTGGCATACCATAAACAACGGAAGATTTTTCATCTTGTCCTATGGTATATCCACCTGTGGTTCGTATATTTTTGATACCATTTGCACCATCACGCCCCATGCCAGTTAATATGATTCCTATACAATGGTTTCCCATTTTACCTTTTGCAATCGAGTCGAACATGACGTCAACAGATGGCCTATGCCCCGATACTTTTTCAAAAGTCTCTAACTCAATATACATTTTTCCCGCCAGTCGCCTAACGAGTAGATGTTTGTCACCGGGTGCTAAATACACACCACCATTTTCTAAAATATCTCCATTTGATGCTTCAATTACATTTAATCCACTCGTCGTTTTAAGCCGCATTGCAAACAAACTTGTGAAGTATTCTGGCATATGTTGGACAATTACAATTGGAGGTAAGTTAGTTGGAAATCGGCCTAGGATATAATCAATTGCTTGTGTTCCACCTGTGGAAGCACCAATTGCGATGATTTTGTATTTTGTATTTTTTTCTTCATTAAATTTGAGTTTAGAAGATTTAACAAATAATGTTTGTTTTTGAAGTTTGAGTTCCGTTCCATATTTTTTGATTTTAGATGTAAGTTCTTTTAACATACGTAAAAAATCATCTTCACTCCCATCTGGTTTTTGAACAAAATCAACAGCTCCATTGGAGAGTGCCGCAACCGTTGCATCCGCACCTGATTGAGTATACGTACTCAACATAATGACTGGAGTAGGATATTTAGGCATAAGCCAATTTAAAAATTCGATTCCACTCATACCTGGCATTACTACGTCCAAACTTATGACATCGGGTCGAAGGGATTCAACAAGTTTCTGAGCTTCATTTGCATTGGCTGCAGTACCAACTACTTGTATGGTAGGATCATCTTTGAAAGTATCAGAAAGCACATTTCTAACTATGTTTTGATCATCAACAATCAAAAGTTTGATCATGAAATTCCAACTAACTCTAATTTGCTGAATATTGATTTTACGTCTAATATTAAGCTTACATTTCCATTACCTAAAATTGTGAAACCATTGACACCTTGTGCATTTTCCATGATTCCCATAAGTGGTTTGATCACAACGTTTTGATTACCAATGATTTCATCCACGCGGATACCGATTAATTTTTTTTCGTATTCTAAAATAATCATTAGAGGATCAAGATTATCATATAAGATATGTTCTTTGTGATTTAAGATATTATTGATGTCAAATATTGGAATGAACGTTCCTCGTATATCGAGTACCTTTTGGCCTTCATCTAGTTCTATTTCTTTTTTATCTCGTAAACTTACAAATTCGCGTAATTCGATTGTTTGGATTGTGAAAAATTTTTGTCCAATTCTAACAACTGTTCCTTCCATGATTCCAAGTGATAATGGAATTCGAAGTACAAACGTTGTTCCTTCACCATATCGGCTATGAATTTCAATTTTTCCGCCTAGTTTAACAATGTTTTGTCGAACTATGTCCATTCCAACTCCGCGACCAGAGATATCAGACACAACCTTGGCAGTTGATAAACCAGGATGGAAAATTAAGTTAAAGACTTCTTGGTCAGTGAATGTTGTTGTATCACCTGACACCAAACCATTCGATTTTGCCTTTTCTAAAATTTTGTTTCGATCCAAACCTTTCCCATCGTCACGGATCATGACCCATACTTCGTTTACGGATTGCCTTGCGCTTAGGAAAATATTCCCAGTATCAGATTTGTTACTTTGGATTCTTTCTTCAGGTGTTTCTAAACCATGGTCTATTGAGTTTCTTAAAATGTGAACAATAGGATCAGCGATTAAATCAACAATGGTTTTATCTATTTCAGTATCTTCTCCTTTGATATGCAAAAGGACTTTTTTGCCAGATTGTTTTTGTAGGTCACGCACAAGTCGTGACATTTTTTGAAACACTCCAGAAATAGGGATCATCCTTGTTGAAAAAGCTACCTCTTGTAAATCTAAGAGGATTTTATGAAAACGAGTCAGAGCTGAATTCAAACTTTCATTCCGAATCGATTTGATTGTTGGGTGTTGTGTGACATTGGATTCGGCTATGACAAGTTCTCCAACTAAATCTAAAAGAGAATCTAACTTATCATTGGCGACTTTTATTTCTTTTCGAATATTTGAACTACCAAATTTGTTTGTTTCTGTAATCCTTTCAATTTGGGGATTGATATTATTATTTTTAGAAATATTTTCTTTTGGTGTGTTTTCAAAGATTTCAAAACGTGTAGAATTTTTTATTTGTTCTGGCTCACTATCTTCAAAAATCTCATACACTTTTGATTTTGATTTCGCACTTGATTCTTTTAATTCTTCTTCTTCCCCAAAAATTTCATAAACATTTTTGTCTTTTTTGGGTGTTACCTCGGAAGGATCGTCTTCCTCTTTCAATTGTAATTTTTTGATTTCAGATTGTAAGGCCTGAATTTGGAGTTCAGTAGGAGAGTCCATTTCTGGATTTCCTTTTAAATTTTCAACCTTTGAAAGTAAATCACGCATTCGATCAAATGTATCAATCAAAACTTGTGTTAAATCTTGTGATGGTATTCGCTTTTGATTGCGTAAAAGATCCATCAATGTTTCGGCTTCATGCGTCAACTTAACAAGTGTTTCTAATTTAAGTAATCCAGATGATCCTTTGAACGTATGAACAGAACGAAACAAATTGTTCATTAGTTCTTCATCAAAATTTCCATCCGATTGTTGGATTTCTTCGATAGCGAGGATTGCGTTTTCACAATCCTCGATCAATTCAAATCCTTCTTGGATGAATCCGAGTAAGAGATCTTCTCTATTCATGGGAATGATTAAAATTTTTCAGTCAGTTGTTCGGAATCGTGTTTTGGAACAGGTTGTGATTTTGATTTTCCTCCATTGGAATTTCCAAAAGACAGTTTGGAATTTTTTCCAAATTCACTAGCAATGTTCTTTAATTCAGCTGAATTCATTTTTTTTTGGTTAGTGATTTGTCTGGTATTTAGTTTTACCAAAGATTCCATTATTTCCATCAAATGAGTCGCTTGTTCTTTGAGTTCATTGGAAGTTGCCGCCAATTCTTCAGAAGCTGATGCCGAGACTTGTGTGGTTTGGTCCATTTGAGTCATTGCCATTGAAATTTGAGAGATACCGGCAGATTGTTCTTTTGAGGACACAGCAATGCCAGAAACTAGTTCCGCCGTCCGATTGATGCTTGGTACAATTTGTTCGATAATTCTTCCAGCCTCTGCAGCAAGGGAAACACTATTGGTTGACAGTTGGTTGATTTCTTGTGCTGCCACTTGGCTTCTTTCTGCTAGTTTACGAACTTCATCCGCAACGACAGCAAATCCTTTTCCATGTTTCCCTGCACGGGCCGCTTCAATCGCTGCGTTTAACGCAAGTAAGTTGGTCTGGTAAGCAATTTCTTCAATAATTTTGATGCGAGATGAAATATTTTTCATCGCCTCTAGAGTTTTTAAAACAGACTCTTGGCCAATAGAAGCTTCACTTGCGGATTTACCAGCGATGGTATTGGTTTCATACGCGGATTCAGCATTTTGTGTGACGGAGGCAGACATTTCCTCAATGGAAGCTGTGGTTTCTTCTACCGATGCTGCTTGTTCGCTTGCTCCTTGGCTTAAGGAAAAGGCAGTGGAAGAAACTTGTTCCGAAGCAACTGTTACCATTCCCACAATTTCCATCGCTGCATTGAGTGATTTAGAAACCCCATAGATGATCCAAGTTGCGACTAAAACTGCAATGATGACAGAACCTGCAAACAATGATAATAAAAAGATAAAAATTGATCTATAAGTTGCGTTCGCTTCTTTGACAGCCTCTGCCATTTTCGCAGTCGAATCTTCAACTATATCTGAAAGTATTTTATCAATCGCATTGGCTGCCGCTCGGCCAACCGTAGATGAATTGAGTTGGGCTTCGCTTGGTTTTTTATTTAATGCAAATGATTTTGTAATTTCGTATTGTTTTTCAAATTCAATCTCAGTGTTACGAAATGTTTCAAATTTTTCTTTTTCGTCTTTGGATTTCATTAAAACTTCCAATTCTTTGGAAGCTTCTAAAAATTCTGTGCGATATTTGTTTCGGTTGGTGAGTCTTTTTTCCGTATCAGCTTGGGTAATGGATAAAATTAAATTTTTCTCCTCTCGGATCATCCATAAAAACTTCAAATTAATCTTATTGGCTAACCTTCGTTTTTCAGCATGTATGTTAACAATGTCATTTAGGCTTTGGTTTAAATCATTGATACTATTAATACCGACAAATGTGTTCGTTCCGATAAGGAAGATAAGTATTGCGAAACCCAAAATTAATTTTGATTTCACTTTCATGTTATTTAAATATTTCATCTCAGTATTCCTTTATTGATTTTTAATTGCAAGAGCGTTGTCTAACGCGAGTTTGTCTTCGTCTTTCAGAAGGTTTTCGATGTTGAGTAAAACCTTTACGTCTTCGTTGATTTTTGCGATGGATTGGACAAACCGATTATTTTCAGACTCACCAAACTTTGGTGCTTCTTCAATATTTTGAGAATTGATGCGGATCACTTCTTTGACAGTGTCTACAATGAGACCCACAAGTTGGTTTTTGAAATTCAGGATGATGATACAGGTTTTGTCATCATAACCTACGTTTTCCATTCGGAATCTGTCACGGACATCGATAAGTGCAATGACTTTTCCACGTAAGTTGATGACACCCTTGATAAACGAAGGCATATCCGGGACTTCCGTTATATTTTGCATACCAACAATTTCTGTAATGTATTTGATTTCGATTCCATAACTTCTATCTGCTAGTGAAAAGATTAAAAATCTATTTTCTAGAGTATCTTCCTCGTTTTCGAAATCATCATTATCATCAGTCAGTGAATCAAATTCACTTGTATTCATATTCGAGACCTCATTTTGGATCAAATTAAAGTATGTTTCAGTTGGTTTCAGTAACCGTACGTTTGGAACTCATTGGAAATTCTAGAGATACGGAAATCTCTTCTTTTGATTTAGCGTACAAATTGGACTTAAGGAGGTTAAAGTATACCTTTCCATCCATGTCTTCAACCATTTTTTTAATGATGGGTAACCCGAGCCCAAGCCCAAATTCTTCTTTAGAATACCTTTCATCTACATATTTATTATGTCTGTAAAATGGTTGGAATAAAATCGTTTCTTGCGATTTAGTAAAATCTAAAGTATGAATGGAAGAATCAAAAGGTGGATTTAATACCTTTATCACGAGATGGTCTCCCGCAATTAAGATTAAAACATATATCACACAATGGTCAGTGCCATATTTCATTGCATTGATGAGCAATTCACGAACAACCCGTTTAAAATTAGATTTATTCAGGTTTACATAAATAGATTGAACATTTTTTGAATTGGAGATTTGGACTTGTTGGGATTTGATCGCTAACATTTCAACAAGTCCACTCACTTCTTCTAATAATAAAGTATGTAATTCTTGGAGATTGACCTGTTCGTATGTATTTGTTTTGTTTTCAAAGATGAGTTGGGCTTCCGCAAGTGTTTTTACTAGTTTTTTTGTACTGTTAAAGTTTTCCTCTAACATATCAAAGATCATAGTAGGAATGATGACATTGTCTCCTTCTCGTTTTGCCTTTCGGACCATGGTTCCTACTGTTGTGACTAGGGCTCCGAGTCCTGACCCTTGCATAAGGGAAGTATTGAGGTTTGGAAGGGCTGTTTCCATCCATTCCCGAGAGATGGTTTTTCCTTCTATTTCTTCTCTCCAATCAAAGATACGAATGATTTCTCGGTGGAGTGATTCTTCGTAATGGATTATGTTCTGTTCTTCCATAGCCAAATCTGACGAAGAAACGATACATTCTTCTAGAAGTAATAAACTTAAAATATAATAGTTTTTAGTATCAATCGGGATAGGAGCAATTTGAGAGCGAATCTTTTGATGGTTGAAAAGGATTTCTGCTTCTTCGGGTAAATTTTCGTCCCTTACTTTTTTAAGTGATTCTTCCCATCGATTGGCAAATTCAGACTCTATCTCTGAAATGTTTTTTCCGAGTTCAGGTTCAAAACGTATCTTTTCGTTTAAAAAATATGGACCTAAAAAATTTTTCAAACAGAGGGATTCATCAAAAACAAAAA
The sequence above is a segment of the Leptospira sp. WS39.C2 genome. Coding sequences within it:
- a CDS encoding sensor histidine kinase, with product MPSKLMDNHQLTNDKQTDQSSPKASFFVFDESLCLKNFLGPYFLNEKIRFEPELGKNISEIESEFANRWEESLKKVRDENLPEEAEILFNHQKIRSQIAPIPIDTKNYYILSLLLLEECIVSSSDLAMEEQNIIHYEESLHREIIRIFDWREEIEGKTISREWMETALPNLNTSLMQGSGLGALVTTVGTMVRKAKREGDNVIIPTMIFDMLEENFNSTKKLVKTLAEAQLIFENKTNTYEQVNLQELHTLLLEEVSGLVEMLAIKSQQVQISNSKNVQSIYVNLNKSNFKRVVRELLINAMKYGTDHCVIYVLILIAGDHLVIKVLNPPFDSSIHTLDFTKSQETILFQPFYRHNKYVDERYSKEEFGLGLGLPIIKKMVEDMDGKVYFNLLKSNLYAKSKEEISVSLEFPMSSKRTVTETN